The bacterium genome has a window encoding:
- a CDS encoding ABC transporter permease, which translates to MTRPLTGDTVTSAPANHWDLVIRPHRNWLDLKLGELWRYRDLVMLFVRRDFVSQYKQTILGPLWYLIQPLLTTITFTVVFGNIAKLPTDGLPQFLFYMAGTTVWTYFATCLTKTSETFVQNSQLFGKVYFPRLAVPVSILISNLIAFAIQFVFFLAFMGYFALKGSHIHPNWWILATPLFVLMMAGLGLGFGIIVSALTTRYRDLRFLVQFGVQLLMYATPVVYSISSVPARFRPLIKANPMTSVIEAFRYAFLGGGTPSIGLLAYSFAFMIVIVALGAIIFNHVEATFMDTV; encoded by the coding sequence ATGACAAGACCACTGACTGGCGATACCGTTACGAGTGCTCCGGCCAATCACTGGGATCTGGTGATCCGCCCTCACCGTAACTGGCTCGACCTCAAACTCGGAGAACTCTGGCGCTACCGCGACCTCGTCATGCTCTTCGTCCGCCGCGACTTCGTGTCGCAGTACAAGCAGACCATCCTCGGCCCGCTCTGGTATCTGATTCAGCCACTACTGACGACCATTACCTTCACCGTGGTCTTCGGCAACATAGCCAAGCTTCCTACCGACGGCCTGCCGCAATTCCTGTTCTACATGGCCGGGACCACCGTCTGGACCTACTTCGCAACCTGCCTGACCAAGACCTCCGAAACCTTTGTCCAGAACTCGCAACTCTTCGGCAAAGTGTATTTCCCCCGCCTTGCCGTCCCGGTCTCAATCCTCATTTCCAACCTCATCGCCTTCGCCATCCAGTTCGTCTTCTTTCTTGCCTTCATGGGCTACTTCGCGCTGAAAGGTTCGCACATTCACCCCAACTGGTGGATCCTGGCTACTCCGCTCTTCGTGCTGATGATGGCGGGCCTCGGCCTCGGCTTCGGCATCATCGTTTCGGCCCTGACCACCAGGTACCGGGACCTCCGTTTTCTGGTCCAGTTCGGTGTCCAGCTCCTGATGTACGCTACCCCGGTCGTGTACTCGATTTCGTCCGTCCCCGCCCGTTTTCGGCCGCTCATCAAGGCGAACCCCATGACCTCGGTCATTGAGGCGTTCCGCTACGCTTTCCTTGGCGGCGGCACCCCCAGCATCGGCCTGTTGGCCTACAGCTTCGCCTTCATGATTGTCATTGTGGCCCTTGGCGCTATCATCTTCAACCATGTCGAAGCGACATTCATGGATACAGTATGA
- a CDS encoding WbqC family protein: protein MRLAIMQPYLFPYIGYFQLINAVDKFVVCDDVSFIKQGWINRNRILFRGRDYMFSVPLADASSHRKIKDTIIHHEQHVAFKENLPKTLHQAYGKAPFNGVVRELVLRVLDSEGVSISRLAVNSLKSVCSYLGLQTPFVDTSAVYQNDHLRAQDRVLDICRREGASAYVNAPGGTKLYQKDVFANRGIELLFLQPKPISYRQYDNEFVPWLSIIDVLMFNSVEKVKLMLREYDLQ from the coding sequence ATGAGACTCGCTATCATGCAACCCTACCTCTTCCCGTACATCGGGTACTTCCAGTTGATCAACGCGGTCGACAAGTTCGTCGTCTGCGATGACGTTTCATTCATCAAGCAGGGGTGGATTAACCGCAACCGCATTCTCTTTCGCGGCCGGGACTATATGTTCTCAGTGCCGTTGGCGGATGCCAGCAGCCACAGGAAGATAAAGGACACGATCATCCACCACGAGCAACACGTCGCGTTCAAGGAGAATCTGCCGAAGACGCTGCATCAGGCGTATGGGAAGGCGCCTTTCAACGGGGTCGTCCGTGAATTGGTGCTGCGAGTGCTCGACAGTGAGGGTGTGTCGATAAGCCGCTTGGCGGTCAACAGCCTCAAGTCGGTCTGTAGTTACTTGGGCTTGCAGACGCCATTTGTAGATACATCAGCGGTCTACCAGAACGACCATTTGCGCGCGCAGGACAGAGTGCTGGATATCTGCAGAAGGGAAGGCGCCAGCGCCTATGTCAACGCGCCGGGTGGGACCAAGCTCTACCAGAAGGATGTCTTTGCAAACAGAGGCATAGAGTTGCTCTTCCTGCAGCCGAAGCCAATCAGTTACCGGCAATACGACAATGAGTTCGTGCCCTGGTTGTCCATCATCGATGTGCTGATGTTCAATTCTGTGGAAAAAGTCAAGTTGATGCTTCGTGAGTATGACCTGCAGTAA
- a CDS encoding four helix bundle protein yields MPVWQSTMAVAEQVFSLTDKLPRKEDYGFTSQVRRAALSISDNIAEAFGRSHTLDKANFYLMARGSLTETQSHLEYGERVGYPAACDVAALSDRLDQVHAEINRVISPLRKSSR; encoded by the coding sequence ATGCCTGTTTGGCAATCGACTATGGCCGTCGCCGAGCAGGTCTTCTCGTTAACCGACAAGCTACCCCGCAAAGAAGACTACGGTTTCACTTCGCAGGTCCGTCGCGCTGCGCTCAGCATTTCGGACAATATCGCCGAAGCCTTCGGCCGCTCGCACACTCTCGACAAAGCGAACTTCTACCTTATGGCTCGTGGCTCGCTAACTGAAACGCAGAGCCACCTGGAGTACGGCGAGCGAGTAGGCTACCCGGCCGCGTGCGATGTTGCGGCGCTATCCGACAGACTCGACCAAGTCCATGCCGAGATCAATCGAGTGATCTCGCCCCTCAGGAAATCCTCCAGATGA
- a CDS encoding polysaccharide ABC transporter ATP-binding protein: MSDTVISVERLSKVYRLGQVGTGTLTNDLKVWWAKARGKPNPLLRIGQTDHGNRDGETIWALKDVNFEVKQGEVLGIIGRNGAGKSTLLKILSQVTAPTQGCARVKGRVASLLEVGTGFHPELTGRENTYLNGAILGMTKAETGRKLDEIVAFAETEKFMDTPVKRYSSGMLVRLAFAVAAHLEPEVLLVDEVLAVGDAAFQKKCLGKMGDVAKGGRTVLFVSHNMVAVQSLCGDAVWLDRGSITRRGRCSQVVAEYLQSSAGSGSSEQIWDDPATAPGNEAVRLRRVGVCLERDLASGLITMASPFRIEVDWWNRVKDARLTVALHVIDEQGATAFTTGSSLDPQWRDRPLSVGLYRSTGYFPGNLFNSGRYRVLLLVVRNLSTIIYRHDDALSFDVVDLTERTEGWLGREPGVLQPLLRWTTEYVAEESPSADAVDALGVDREIPCPQPK, from the coding sequence ATGTCTGACACTGTCATCTCGGTCGAGCGCCTTTCCAAGGTCTATCGCCTCGGCCAAGTCGGCACCGGGACGCTGACCAACGACCTGAAGGTCTGGTGGGCGAAGGCACGAGGCAAGCCCAATCCGTTGCTGAGGATTGGCCAGACAGACCACGGCAACCGCGATGGCGAGACAATTTGGGCGCTCAAGGACGTGAACTTCGAGGTCAAGCAGGGCGAAGTCCTGGGCATCATTGGCCGCAACGGCGCTGGGAAAAGCACCCTGCTCAAGATACTCTCTCAGGTCACCGCTCCCACGCAGGGATGCGCCAGGGTCAAGGGCCGGGTGGCGAGCCTTTTGGAGGTGGGTACCGGCTTTCATCCTGAGCTGACCGGAAGGGAGAACACCTATCTGAATGGGGCCATCCTTGGGATGACGAAGGCCGAAACCGGCCGCAAACTCGACGAAATCGTCGCCTTCGCCGAGACCGAGAAGTTCATGGATACGCCGGTCAAGCGCTACTCTAGCGGCATGCTTGTGCGCCTGGCCTTTGCCGTCGCAGCCCATCTCGAACCGGAGGTCCTGCTCGTGGATGAGGTGCTCGCCGTTGGAGACGCAGCGTTTCAAAAGAAGTGCCTGGGGAAGATGGGCGATGTGGCCAAAGGTGGCCGGACGGTCTTGTTCGTGAGCCACAACATGGTGGCGGTACAGAGCCTTTGCGGGGACGCGGTGTGGTTGGATCGTGGTTCGATCACTCGGAGGGGCAGATGCAGTCAAGTTGTCGCGGAATACCTGCAGTCCTCCGCCGGGTCGGGTTCATCCGAGCAGATCTGGGATGACCCTGCGACCGCGCCAGGCAACGAGGCTGTTCGACTGCGGCGAGTCGGCGTGTGCCTGGAGCGAGACCTGGCATCGGGCCTCATCACGATGGCGAGCCCGTTTCGAATAGAAGTGGACTGGTGGAACCGCGTGAAAGATGCGCGGCTGACCGTCGCGTTGCACGTCATCGATGAACAGGGGGCTACGGCCTTCACGACGGGCAGTTCACTTGACCCACAGTGGCGCGACCGGCCGCTGTCGGTCGGCCTTTATCGGAGCACGGGGTACTTCCCCGGCAATCTGTTCAACAGCGGCAGGTATCGCGTCTTGCTTCTGGTCGTCAGAAACCTCAGCACCATCATCTATCGTCACGACGACGCCCTCTCCTTCGACGTCGTCGATCTGACCGAGAGAACGGAAGGGTGGCTTGGCCGGGAGCCGGGTGTGCTCCAACCTCTGTTGAGGTGGACAACGGAATACGTGGCCGAGGAGTCCCCTTCGGCCGACGCCGTCGACGCCCTAGGAGTCGACAGAGAGATACCATGCCCTCAGCCGAAGTGA